GCTCCATCACCTCACTGCAGCCCCACAGGCAGCCCCTCAGCCCCATAGGCAGCCCTGCGCCTGCCCCATGGCTGCTGCACAACCTCAAAGCCAGTACTACAGCCAGACCCACAGCTATCCCACAGCCCCATAACTAGCCCTGCAGCTACCCCATGGCCACCCCACATCTGCCTCATGGCCCCATATCCTGCCCCATAGCCAGTTCCACCACACCATTGCAACACCATAGCCAGCCCCATGGCCCCATAAATAACCCCATAGTCAGCCCAATAGCCAGCCCCATGGCCACTTCGTGGCTGCCCCCTAGCCCCAAAGCCAGTGCCATAGCTAGTCTCATAGCCAGCTCCATGCACATCCCACGACTACCTCACAACCCCATAGCCAGCCCCATGGCCACTCCACGACTGCACCATGGCCCCACCGCCAACTCCACCACCCCATTGCAGCCCCATAGCCAGTGTCATAGCCAGTCCTGTGGCCCCATAGCCAACCCCACATTTGCCCCACGGCCACCCCACAACTGCCCCATGGTCCCACAGTTGTCCCACTGCCACTCCATGGCTCCGTCACCAGCTCCACcaccccactgcagccccaTAGCCCCATGACTGACTCACAGCCCCCCATAACCCTTtcaccccacagccccccatggccccacagccagccccGTAGCTCCTCCAGCCCCATAGCTGCCCCAAAACTTGTCAAGCTCCATAGATTCCCTGGTCCCATATCCCCGGCCCCATACTGTGGGTCCTGGTGGCTGGGCCccaggaggagggggaggaggaggaggacgaaGGTCCAGGGAGGCCCCATGGTGCAGGGCTAGGGACAGTGTGGGGCAGCCTGGGAAAGGCCAGGGTAGGGGCTATAGGGGGATAAATCATTAAcaggggcaggcaggggaggGGCCTGGACGCCTGGGTTCACCCTGGGTGGCTGCAGCCCTGACGGGCATCGACCCCCTTCCTGGCACCCACGTGGTTGCAGGGAAACCGTGGGGCCTGTGAGGCTATGTGTGTTGGGGGAACCCTATGGGGTCCAGAGGCTAATGGGGAGGATCCTATGGGGTCTGGGGCGGTCCtaagggtgtgtgtggggggggctATGGGGCTGAGGGGCACAGAGGGGAGATTCTATGGGGTCTGGAGGGGGTCTGTGAGACCCTATAGGGTCTAGGGGTGACCAATAGGGGCTATAAGGATAGAGGGGGAATCTATAGGCCTTAGAGAACACAGTGTTGGAGGTACCCTGTggggtccgggggggggggggttccaGGAAGTCCTATGGGGGTCTATGGGGGCTCTATGGGGTCTGGGGGGATATATGGGGGCTCTAGGTGGTCTTAAGGGTCTTGGGGGGACTATGGGTCTGGGGGGGGTCGTGGAGTTGAGAGGGTCCTATGGGGTTTAGGGTGTCTATGGGGGCTCTGTGGGGTTTAGGGGGCACATATGGTAGTCCTAAGGGTGGGGGGACTATGGGGCTGAGGAGGACCACAAGGCTGGGGAAGATCCTATGGGGTTGGGAAGTCTCTCGGGGGCCCTATGGGGTCAGGGGGagttatgtgtgtgtggggggtccTAAGGGTGGGGGAGGTCCATGAAGCAAGGGTGGACCAGAGGGTTAGAGGGTCTATGGGACCCTGTAGGGTCTGTGGGGTCCCTATGGatataaaataagcaaagtTGAAATATGCAGGGGGAAGGGCCAATTCTGGGCTGAAATCCCAGGGTTTTGTGTTTATGCCAGCCTCTCCCTTTGCCTGGTGCAGAGGGCAGGGCCATTTGCCTCCCCTTTCAGGAACGCCCCTGTTACATTTTTCGGGGGTGAAAAGCCAAGTTACAAACCCAGGAAAATGAAACTGGTGCCTAGATTAGAGGAGGAGACcttctagttttctttctttctttctttctttcttttttttttttggggggggggaggggggattaTTTAAGCTCTTTATCAAGCTCACCTGTGCCCTGCAGGCCTAAACATCGaagattttgcctttttgcaAGGAAATATCCACCGTGCCTCCCACTGGAGTTTCCCGTTTCCTAATCATGTGCAGTTCAGATGTACCCCAAGGAGAAGGAGATGCATTTAGTGACCCTTAGACttaatcattcatttttttcattcatttccttcAATTATTTCCCTCACTCCTGCAGCCAAAAGATTTTTCAGCCTAATGGAAACTTGCCACGTCCGTCACTTTCTGCTCGTTAACTAAACCTGTCCAAAGATGGCCTTGGTTCCAGCTTCAAGACACACTGAGCAGCTCCCAACTCACCTTCtccttctcattttatttccgGACCTCCTTTGCGTCCTCGTACAGCTGCCTCCCTTCCAGCCTGGAAATTTGGGGCACTGTggcttgaggttggaagggacctctggagatcatctagtccaacctccctgctcaagcagggtcacctagagcatgagCATCTCCAGGCCAACCCCATAATCACCGAGTAATTGAGGTGGGGACCAGACTTCTGGAGGTCTCCAAGACAAGACTTCCCGCTCAGGGCAGGTCCAACTAGcccaggctgctcaggaccagCCTTTTTAACATCCGCAAGGGTGGAGATCCGTCCTCTTCCAAACCTCCCTGGACACCCTGTATGGTCCATGGTCCAACTTCTGCCTTATTTCAGGAGATACGATGCTGTTGTGATCGGTCTAATAATGAATGTTTTGGTAAAGTGCGGACCAGTCTGACAATAAATTCCCCAGAGGTAGAAGCCACCAGAAATGCCCCTCTGTGCCTTGAAGAAGCCCCAGATGCTGTTGCAGCACTATCTGTGAGCTGGTCGGTCATGGAAAGCATGAAAACACCCATGGAGAAAACACGTGTTTGCGATGCAGTTGTGAGTGCtctttgttattgttgtttttaatcataACTCCAGCAATTTCATTATTTGAGGTCACGTCCCCGTGTTATGAAAGCCAGGCCGAAGGGCATGCAATACACATGCATTAACATCTGCTCCACACGTCCTTCCTGGTGAGGCCCTAATTCTCCCCATTTCTTGCTCCTTGCTCGGAGCAGTGGTGGCTTCACCAACACATGACCAAAGGTCTGCGGGAAGATGGGACATTGTCCAACAGGATGGAAAAAAGCACGTGCTGGCCTCCAGTTTCTGTTTGGTTGGTGCTGAGAAGACAGTTTCTCCTTCTGCCTCAGGTGCAGACCCCAAGGTGGGTTCCAGCCTCCCCCAGCCAGAGCCAAGGGTAGAGCCTCTCTCTGGCTGGCAGGAACAGAGGGAAAATGAAGATCATGGCCCAACTATCAGCATCGGAGAACACCACCTGCCCCGTAGTGTAGTCCAGAAGAACCTGGATCCTCTGGGGGACACGGTCCAGTGGCAGTGGTGTGGGGTGAGGAGCGGTGAAGACTCGTTGGCGGCCCATGAGTTTCCCCACCGCCCAGATCTTGCCCTCGGGGCTGAAGGAAAAGCTCCCTGTCCTCCTCACGGACCTGGCGGCAACCCCCACTGCCCACCAGTGTCCTCCCTCTGCCACCTCCACCACCCAAGCGTGCCGCCCCCCAGTGAAGCCCTCACTTCCCAGCACGCAGCGCTCCGTGTTGAATCGCCCCGGGCACTGGGGCAAAAGCTGTGGTGCCTCCCTCCGTTCCACACGTCTCCTGTctgcagagaggcagaggagagggTGAGCTGTGTCTGGATCCCATGTCACGTGGGCTgcaggggggagagggaggcagaGCATCAGGAGAAGACCCCCTTCCTGCAGTATTTTGTGGCATCTGGTGGGATCTACCCAAACTTGGTGGGAAGCAGGCAATCACCTTCCTTTTTGTGCCCAGGACTGTAGAAAAGCTACTCCGAGCTTTCagaacttctgaaatttttcttcctagGGCTCACATGCTTTTGCTGTCACAGCTGCAAGACATTTGCTGTAACAGGGGACTAGTAAGAAGACACTCCCCGGCCTCTCATGGGGCTGCCCAGGGACTTGCCCAGTATCAGGTTGCAGCTGTGTCCAGAATGTGGTACATCAGTCATAATCACAAAATAATTGAGGTGGGATTGGACCTCTGGAGGCCTCCAGGTCAACCTCATAATCACCAAAGAATTGAGGTGGGATTGAACTTCTggagatcatagaatcatagaatcagtaagtttggaagggacctctggagatcatctagtccaacctccctgctcaagcagggtcacctagagcatgagCATCTCCAGGCCAACCCCATAATCACCGAGTAATTGAGGTGGGGACCAGACTTCTGGAGGTCTCCAAGACAAGACTTCCCGCTCAGGGCAGGTCCAACTAGcccaggctgctcaggaccagCCTTTTTAACATCCGCAAGGGTGGAGATctgtcccgtccccccccccccccaaacctccctGGACACCCTGTATGGTCCATGGTCCAACTTCTGCCTTATTTCAGGAGACACGATGCTTACTCACCTTTCTGGATGGGCATGATGCATCTCCTCCACTCTGCAAATCAATCACACGGCAGGAAGTGAGATGTGACTGCGGCATGCTCCACTTACAGCGTTTTCTAGCCAGTCATGGTGCTTTTGGATTTACAGTGGCAGCAGAAGGTGATGCCAATtacttcttttaattaattctttttgtaATGTGTCACAGTTACTCGGCTAAGGTGCTACTAATTCCCTAATTAtgcaataattaaaatatgggaaaagacagaaaacaaagaacttgCTCTGTAGAGTGAAAGCGTTGCAAGCAGAGAGAGACTTACCAAGTTCAGCAGCTTCTTTGCCTGCAAGAAATAATTCATAAAGGAAAATTGGTTACAAAAACCAAATTCGCTATTTGGGAAGGGCAGATCTGGTCCTGTCCCCtgtttttcagattgttttgtttgcatCCCATCGCTGGACAACGTTAAATACGGGGATGCCTCCAGGAAAGGAGTAAAAATCACTATGGACTTTTAGACAATATGTTATTTCCCGTTGCCTTGTGATATGAAACTTTATAGTCTCATTCTTGGCCAACTTCAGATGTGGATATACTTTTCATGAAATCTCATCAGAAGAAAACCCCAAAGAAAACACTGTCACAGGGAAATAACTTCTCTGGTGggaagttgggggggggggggtagaaaAGAGACTCACCCCATTCTGCGGACTGTCTTGCTGGAAAACGAAATACAAAGAATATGTTATGGGCAAAAGAATTTCTATTTCAAGAAGAATTCGATGCTCTCCCTTTCTTATCCCTATCTATCACATCTTTCCTTGCCCTATAGAATACGTATTTCCAAAGAAGATGAAGGGTGAGACAGAAATCTGAATGTAGTTGGGTCCATCTAGGTTCTTCCTTCCCACCCAACCATCTCTCtcattttccctcctcttttctcttcatttggAGTCTTAAGGGCATCTAAGTCACCCGTGAGCCCTTTTCAACTGTCTTCTATTTAATTTGTAAGACTTGTGACTCAGGGGTCCTGGTTGCTCTCCTCTctgttttcatgcattttaagACAAGCTCTTCCCCACCAGACAcatcttccctctcctccattAAGATTTCACCTTTAGTTTTAAGCAGGTAAGCGATGAGGACAAGGGACCCTGTCCAAGCCACCAGGGTCACAATCAGAGCCACCATCCAGGGAAACACTCCTAGGTAAAAgggagctgaaaaaaaaaacaggaaaaaaaaaaagaaaatagtagaaaaaaacagtagaaatcCATCCTTAGGGGCGTTGGtctgaaaaaaagggaaggcaGCGGGGAGGTAGGGGCTACAGTGCTAGTTCTACTACTAAAcactggtggggggggggaatgaggCTGATTTCAATTGTTTGGTCTTAATTTTTGGTTAAGATAGTGTAAGAATAcacagaaattattattattattattatttagtcTAAACATGGCTTTTGATAATTGGTCCCTTTCctaagcccccccccccaaatcttCAGCAATAAGCTGTGCTTCCTCTAGCTCTGCAGGGTCTAGTCTGAAgtgtgctgtgctctgcaggtggaaaatgcaaaaggtCCTTGACACAGCTGCCCTGCAGAGTGTGAGCTCCATGCAAACTGGAGCTCTGCTCCACAGCAAAGAGCAGAAGCAAAGAGCGGAAGCAAAAAGCAACTGAGCTCCTCTTTTCCAGGAggtattttcaaaagcatgaaGCTGCCCTAGGGATCCCCTATCCCATTTCCAAATGGGCCTCTCCAGAGTTTCTGCTTGGGAATAAATGATCTGGGCAAGGGCACATGGAAGAGAAACCCCAAGGACCATCTTCACCTGGAAGCGTGGATTTGAGCTACAGACCTGCTACTTCCAGTGTCAACGTGGCACGTTCATAATCAGAACCATCCTGAACAAAACAGACGTACTGGCCTTCATCGGCCGGCCTGACCGCGACGATGTGCAGCGCCATGCTCCCACTCACGAGACCCTCTTTGGACAGCCCTGTCCTCCCGTGGTAGCTCAGCCCTTGCTCTTCATACTGGTCCTGCCCACTACTGTAGTGGTGCACGACGTCAGCGACTCGGGTCCACCTCACTGTCATGTTGGCAGCGTTCCTCCGGGGATGCAAGCTGCAGGGCAACATGACGCCCTGGCCCGCAACCGCTGCCACGGGGCTGGTGGGTCCCACCAGCACAAATGGGGCTGTGGAGAGGGACAGGGCAGAACTGTCAGAGCAAATGTGAGCATCGATGTGAGGCTTATCTGCATCTCCCTTCTGCAATGTCATGTAAGCTCAAGCCAGGCCATCAAGAGCAAGATGCTAGAGGAGatattcacagaatcactggatggttgaggttggaaggaacctttgcagaccatctagtccaaagcccctgctccagcagggtctCTTAGAGTGcattgcccaggactgtgtccagacagcttttgagtatctgcaaggatggagattctACAACTTTTCTGGGCAAGAAGGAGCTGAAGTCCAGTTCAAATCCTACTAAGACCAAGGAAATGACCCCCCTTGGTGCATCTGGGACCCTGTGGTGGACTTGTTCTCCTCTGCCATTTAAGGACTAAAGAATGCACCTCAGTGCTACCCTTCCCAATGCTTTGgatggagatattcaaaacccatctggacaacgtgctctaggtgaccctgcttgagcggggggattggactaaatgatctccagagatcccttaCAAGCTCACCTGTTCTATGACTCTGTGAATGGGGTTTGAGCTTTGAAAGGGATTTAAGACCCAGCCTTAGGAGCCAATGGCAAAAAGAGGGTTCATTCCCTGTTCTTTGGTCCCTTGCATGGTGGAGATCATGTACAATTTCAGACAAAGGAGAATTTGATCCTCTAGGAGCCTGTAGGAGCAGCGAGGACACCTACCTGCTTCCAGCTTTTGAACGAGAGATGCTGTGAAATACATGATGAAACCAGGCAGAGGAGACTTGATGTCGAAGCTCCCATAGAAGGAGAGAAACCACATCTTCCCCGCACCTCAATCCAGcaagaagagaggaggaagcaaagaaaaaagagtgaTTATGGCAATTTGACATGCAGGCAGTACCGCCCctaatcttatttcttttccctgactTACTGCAACACCTGCTGGTTTTCTACCCACGCTTTTCGCTTTGCTAATACAAGGCTAAAGGTAAAGCAAAGCCAGTGGTGAGGCACTTGGATgaggcaagagaaagaagaatagATCACGACATTTATTTGCACTGCAGTAAGGCCCGGAAGGCAAAGATCATGTATTTCTTGGGGTGGTTTCACTGCAAGCGTGCTCAGCGCCATCAGATCATGACCCCTGGGAGGCTGCTGGGATAGGAGGGATGATCACCGGGGTGGGGACCATGCACAGGCTCGACTGCAGCTCCACAGATCACATTTCTGCGGCGTCTTCTGCCTGCTTCCTCAGCCTCCTCCAGCGCTCTCCAGTTCCTAAAACTAAAGCCAGGACCCCCGCTTTTGGAACCATTCCCTTATTCATAACCCATAAATTGTATGTCATTACATCACCATTTCCATACACGTGACAGAAACAGCAAGGAATGCAACAGAATTCATGTCGGTGTGtgtaagaaacaaagaaatcctTCATATGAAGAACCGGATGTCTGCTGCCTCCAGGGGAAGAAAACTTGGCAAATGGTGACAGCAGCGGAAAGGGGCAAAGGTCTTCAACGCAACCCATCCGGAGAGAGAAGGAAACCGCAGGGAGCTGGAGGAACTACTCTAAGGGCTGCTATTGCCTCCTCTCAGCCATAAAGGGAGTCGGGACGACCTGCTCTTGGGGGAGGTGAGCAGCCAAAGCCGTGCGAGACCCAATGCCCTGCTCTACCCGCTTCGCTCCCATGCAACGGGTCCCTGTGCCAGTTCATGCGACCATGTTTGCAGGCAGAGGGGGTGATTAggatttttgtgatttttttctgtttggaagcTGTAGAAGCAATAAGCACTTATTGCAGGGAGGCATTTCCAGGCTGAAAATTGTCTCTTACCAGTTTGGTGCTCCCAGAAACTGCGGTTACTTCTTAAGCTCTCCAATTTTTGAGTGTTTGGTGACTTTCCATTCATGAGTCATGGTTGCCACTAAAGAAATGTCTTTGCCTCTTCTGCACTTGCCgcagataaaaaataaagattaaagtTATCGAGTGGGCAGGGACATTACTGCTGCACTTCCCAGCCTGGCTGTGCGGGGAGATTAGAGCCACATCCTGTAGCTCAGCAGCTCGGACAGATCCTTCCTTGCCTTGCTCCACCTGGCTGAACGGTGGCAGCAATTTTGCTAAGGGACCAGCTGGtgatttgctttaattttactCATCTTGGTGTGGGGACACCCTGGTTTTATCACTCGAGCACAGAAGCGGAGCCTGGCACCATAGCAGAGGCCTTGCAAAGTAGTGACATGGAAAAGCCCAGACATGGGACTGTAATGAGGGGGCACTGCCTTGGCACTGGCAACCACGTCACTTCGAGCACCTCACCCACGGGCAGTTAAAGAAACACAAAGTTGGGCAAAGGTGGTTTAGGAGTAACAAGGAGAGCAAAGAAATAGCATCTAACATGCATAAGAACCACCGTATATAACAAATACAGATGCAACAAAGTGCTGCCGACCAAAAAAGAATGAGCACaggtgcaaaagaaaatatgtttgctAAAGCAGATAACATTTGTAACATTAGCAGACATAGAAAAATGAGCTATAACATCCCAGTGACACCAAAATGAAACCCTTGAGCTCAGGACCCCGAGGAGCAGGACGAGGTGCAAGTACAACCCCAGGAAAAGAGGTAGAAAGCATGAGATGCGTGGAATGTTAACTGCattattccttcttttcctgttatGATTAGAGCTGGACTAATAATAAGGCCTTTGTGATTTTGGTTATACTAAGTTCTTGCCTTTATTTATAAGCCAGGTGTGCATTCTCTTTGCCcagaaacaagattttgagCATAATAAATGGGTGGAGGGTGCAGGCAGCTGTCCTTTCTGGGCAGGTTTTTCTGCAAAACCACAGAAAGCCAGGGGTGTTTGTAAGGctaccaagaaaaacaaaataaaataaaacatgacaaTCAGGAGCAAAAGCAGCCTGACCCCAGACCACACACTCATCCCCTGCTGCGTTTTCAGAAGAAACCTCAGAGCTGAGGAATGGGGTTATTCAGTGGGGACCAAACCCTCGGGACCGGGATCCTTGCAAAAGCATCAAGCAGGCTGAGCAAGAATTTGcagaattaaagaaaa
This genomic window from Rhea pennata isolate bPtePen1 unplaced genomic scaffold, bPtePen1.pri scaffold_31, whole genome shotgun sequence contains:
- the LOC134154438 gene encoding uncharacterized protein LOC134154438 isoform X4, giving the protein MNGKSPNTQKLESLRSNRSFWEHQTGAGKMWFLSFYGSFDIKSPLPGFIMYFTASLVQKLEAAPFVLVGPTSPVAAVAGQGVMLPCSLHPRRNAANMTVRWTRVADVVHHYSSGQDQYEEQGLSYHGRTGLSKEGLVSGSMALHIVAVRPADEGQYVCFVQDGSDYERATLTLEVAAPFYLGVFPWMVALIVTLVAWTGSLVLIAYLLKTKDSPQNGAKKLLNLSGGDASCPSRKPERGSTLGSGWGRLEPTLGSAPEAEGETVFSAPTKQKLEASTCFFPSCWTMSHLPADLWSCVGEATTAPSKEQEMGRIRASPGRTCGADVNACVLHALRPGFHNTGT
- the LOC134154438 gene encoding myelin-oligodendrocyte glycoprotein-like isoform X6, which encodes MNGKSPNTQKLESLRSNRSFWEHQTGAGKMWFLSFYGSFDIKSPLPGFIMYFTASLVQKLEAAPFVLVGPTSPVAAVAGQGVMLPCSLHPRRNAANMTVRWTRVADVVHHYSSGQDQYEEQGLSYHGRTGLSKEGLVSGSMALHIVAVRPADEGQYVCFVQDGSDYERATLTLEVAAPFYLGVFPWMVALIVTLVAWTGSLVLIAYLLKTKDSPQNGAKKLLNLSGGDASCPSRKRIQVLLDYTTGQVVFSDADSWAMIFIFPLFLPARERLYPWLWLGEAGTHLGVCT
- the LOC134154438 gene encoding butyrophilin subfamily 3 member A1-like isoform X2, which codes for MNGKSPNTQKLESLRSNRSFWEHQTGAGKMWFLSFYGSFDIKSPLPGFIMYFTASLVQKLEAAPFVLVGPTSPVAAVAGQGVMLPCSLHPRRNAANMTVRWTRVADVVHHYSSGQDQYEEQGLSYHGRTGLSKEGLVSGSMALHIVAVRPADEGQYVCFVQDGSDYERATLTLEVAAPFYLGVFPWMVALIVTLVAWTGSLVLIAYLLKTKARQSAEWGKEAAELAHVTWDPDTAHPLLCLSADRRRVERREAPQLLPQCPGRFNTERCVLGSEGFTGGRHAWVVEVAEGGHWWAVGVAARSVRRTGSFSFSPEGKIWAVGKLMGRQRVFTAPHPTPLPLDRVPQRIQVLLDYTTGQVVFSDADSWAMIFIFPLFLPARERLYPWLWLGEAGTHLGVCT
- the LOC134154438 gene encoding butyrophilin subfamily 3 member A3-like isoform X3, with product MNGKSPNTQKLESLRSNRSFWEHQTGAGKMWFLSFYGSFDIKSPLPGFIMYFTASLVQKLEAAPFVLVGPTSPVAAVAGQGVMLPCSLHPRRNAANMTVRWTRVADVVHHYSSGQDQYEEQGLSYHGRTGLSKEGLVSGSMALHIVAVRPADEGQYVCFVQDGSDYERATLTLEVAAPFYLGVFPWMVALIVTLVAWTGSLVLIAYLLKTKARQSAEWGKEAAELEWRRCIMPIQKDRRRVERREAPQLLPQCPGRFNTERCVLGSEGFTGGRHAWVVEVAEGGHWWAVGVAARSVRRTGSFSFSPEGKIWAVGKLMGRQRVFTAPHPTPLPLDRVPQRIQVLLDYTTGQVVFSDADSWAMIFIFPLFLPARERLYPWLWLGEAGTHLGVCT
- the LOC134154438 gene encoding butyrophilin subfamily 3 member A1-like isoform X1, giving the protein MNGKSPNTQKLESLRSNRSFWEHQTGAGKMWFLSFYGSFDIKSPLPGFIMYFTASLVQKLEAAPFVLVGPTSPVAAVAGQGVMLPCSLHPRRNAANMTVRWTRVADVVHHYSSGQDQYEEQGLSYHGRTGLSKEGLVSGSMALHIVAVRPADEGQYVCFVQDGSDYERATLTLEVAAPFYLGVFPWMVALIVTLVAWTGSLVLIAYLLKTKARQSAEWGKEAAELEWRRCIMPIQKAHVTWDPDTAHPLLCLSADRRRVERREAPQLLPQCPGRFNTERCVLGSEGFTGGRHAWVVEVAEGGHWWAVGVAARSVRRTGSFSFSPEGKIWAVGKLMGRQRVFTAPHPTPLPLDRVPQRIQVLLDYTTGQVVFSDADSWAMIFIFPLFLPARERLYPWLWLGEAGTHLGVCT
- the LOC134154438 gene encoding myelin-oligodendrocyte glycoprotein-like isoform X7 produces the protein MNGKSPNTQKLESLRSNRSFWEHQTGAGKMWFLSFYGSFDIKSPLPGFIMYFTASLVQKLEAAPFVLVGPTSPVAAVAGQGVMLPCSLHPRRNAANMTVRWTRVADVVHHYSSGQDQYEEQGLSYHGRTGLSKEGLVSGSMALHIVAVRPADEGQYVCFVQDGSDYERATLTLEVAAPFYLGVFPWMVALIVTLVAWTGSLVLIAYLLKTKARQSAEWGKEAAELEWRRCIMPIQKARERLYPWLWLGEAGTHLGVCT
- the LOC134154438 gene encoding myelin-oligodendrocyte glycoprotein-like isoform X8, coding for MNGKSPNTQKLESLRSNRSFWEHQTGAGKMWFLSFYGSFDIKSPLPGFIMYFTASLVQKLEAAPFVLVGPTSPVAAVAGQGVMLPCSLHPRRNAANMTVRWTRVADVVHHYSSGQDQYEEQGLSYHGRTGLSKEGLVSGSMALHIVAVRPADEGQYVCFVQDGSDYERATLTLEVAAPFYLGVFPWMVALIVTLVAWTGSLVLIAYLLKTKARQSAEWGKEAAELEWRRCIMPIQKEDPGSSGLHYGAGGVLRC
- the LOC134154438 gene encoding myelin-oligodendrocyte glycoprotein-like isoform X9, with the translated sequence MNGKSPNTQKLESLRSNRSFWEHQTGAGKMWFLSFYGSFDIKSPLPGFIMYFTASLVQKLEAAPFVLVGPTSPVAAVAGQGVMLPCSLHPRRNAANMTVRWTRVADVVHHYSSGQDQYEEQGLSYHGRTGLSKEGLVSGSMALHIVAVRPADEGQYVCFVQDGSDYERATLTLEVAAPFYLGVFPWMVALIVTLVAWTGSLVLIAYLLKTKDSPQNGAKKLLNLSGGDASCPSRKPT
- the LOC134154438 gene encoding myelin-oligodendrocyte glycoprotein-like isoform X5, encoding MNGKSPNTQKLESLRSNRSFWEHQTGAGKMWFLSFYGSFDIKSPLPGFIMYFTASLVQKLEAAPFVLVGPTSPVAAVAGQGVMLPCSLHPRRNAANMTVRWTRVADVVHHYSSGQDQYEEQGLSYHGRTGLSKEGLVSGSMALHIVAVRPADEGQYVCFVQDGSDYERATLTLEVAAPFYLGVFPWMVALIVTLVAWTGSLVLIAYLLKTKARQSAEWGKEAAELEWRRCIMPIQKEVQSHLNSLVIMRLTWRPPEVQSHLNYFVIMTDVPHSGHSCNLILGKSLGSPMRGRGVSSY